One window from the genome of Dasypus novemcinctus isolate mDasNov1 chromosome 26, mDasNov1.1.hap2, whole genome shotgun sequence encodes:
- the ZXDC gene encoding zinc finger protein ZXDC isoform X4 encodes MELPGPLAARTSRGGPAGGDGSGRLRRGPGPPGSPGPARRRLLLLRGPEDGGSGPRREEAPAASELGPPPAEDGGAGDSFVVLLEVARGSPAEAPERRDTEPGPGPTRGGRSASAAARPGQGPSGPPAAPGPAAAFAGTITINNQDLLVCFDNGVFTLAAPPPPGPQPGVPPAPPGALLLAEPAAILTSGEEAARAAEGRCGAPGAGPGAPTYRCPEPQCAQTFAKKHQLKVHLLTHGSSQGRRPFKCPLDGCGWAFTTSYKLKRHLQSHDKLRPFSCPVGGCGKKFTTIYNLKAHMKGHEQNLFKCEVCAERFPTHAKLSSHQRSHFEPERPYKCDFPGCEKTFITVSALFSHNRAHFREQELFSCSFPGCSKQYDKACRLKIHLRSHTGERPFICDSDSCGWTFTSMSKLLRHKRKHDDDRRFTCPVEGCGKSFTRAEHLKGHSITHLGTKPFECPVEGCCARFSARSSLYIHSKKHLQDVDASKSRCPVSSCNRRFTSKHSMKTHMVRQHNLRQDLLTQLEATSSLTPSSELTSPGQNELNNIDLVSLFSNASGTGNSSAVASDMALVNSGILTIDVTSMSSSLGGNVPANNNPLGQMDPLVLVANSDIPPSLESPLVLGSAATVLQPSNLNMDDVHTVSAEALGCLVSLPVKNSSQDPQALTSGSGNLALNLNSLTPASSPSGNSSVPGLLTPVKVEQNLPAGSDDVGPQEGSKVVTQFVFSNPAENYNAQKDSDLSAVAGNLYLLCDLGQPRFSEYKWCLVNGLQESGGSARTDYRAIQLVKEKKQKGTENNAGISQGSIPVKCLHYL; translated from the exons ATGGAACTCCCGGGGCCGCTCGCCGCCCGCACCTCGCGCGGGGGCCCAGCTGGCGGCGACGGCTCCGGCCGGCTCCGACGAGGGCCAGGGCCGCCCGGCAGCCCGGGCCCCGCGCGCCGccggctgctgctgctgcgggGCCCCGAAGATGGCGGGTCCGGGCCGCGGCGCGAGGAGGCCCCGGCGGCTTCCGAGCTGGGCCCGCCGCCCGCGGAGGACGGCGGCGCCGGCGACTCCTTCGTGGTGCTGCTGGAAGTGGCGCGCGGCAGCCCCGCCGAGGCCCCCGAGCGGCGGGATACCGAGCCCGGCCCGGGGCCCACGCGAGGCGGGCGCAGCGCGAGTGCGGCGGCCCGGCCGGGGCAGGGCCCCAGCGGCCCtcccgccgcccccggccccgccgccgccTTCGCGGGCACCATCACCATCAACAACCAGGACCTGCTGGTGTGCTTCGACAACGGCGTGTTCACGCtggccgcgccgccgccgcccggcccGCAGCCTGGGGTTCCTCCGGCGCCGCCCGGCGCCCTGCTCCTGGCTGAGCCCGCGGCCATCCTGACGTCGGGCGAGGAGGCCGCGAGGGCCGCGGAGGGCCGCTGCGGCGCCCCGGGCGCTGGCCCCGGCGCGCCCACCTACCGCTGCCCTGAGCCGCAGTGCGCGCAGACCTTCGCCAAAAAGCACCAGCTCAAGGTGCACTTGCTGACGCACGGTAGCAGCCAGGGCCGGCGGCCCTTCAAGTGCCCCCTGGACGGCTGCGGCTGGGCCTTCACCACCTCCTACAAGCTCAAGAGGCATTTGCAGTCGCACGACAAGTTGCGGCCCTTCAGCTGCCCCGTGGGCGGCTGCGGCAAGAAGTTCACCACCATCTACAATCTCAAGGCGCACATGAAGGGCCACGAGCAGAATCTGTTCAAGTGCGAGGTGTGCGCCGAGCGCTTCCCCACGCACGCCAAACTCAGCTCCCACCAGCGCAGCCACTTCGAGCCCGAGAGGCCTTACAAGTGTGACTTTCCTG gctgTGAGAAGACTTTTATCACCGTGAGTGCACTCTTTTCCCACAATCGAGCCCACTTCAGGGAGCAGGAGCTCTTCTCTTGCTCCTTTCCTGGATGCAGCAAACAATATGACAAAGCCTGTCGCCTGAAGATTCACCTGCGAAGTCATACAG GTGAAagaccttttatctgtgactctGACAGCTGTGGCTGGACCTTCACCAGCATGTCCAAACTCCTAAGGCACAAAAG GAAACATGATGATGACCGGAGATTCACCTGCCCCGTGGAAGGCTGTGGGAAATCATTCACGAGAGCAGAGCATTTGAAGGGCCACAGCATCACCCACCTGGGTACAAAGCCGTTTGAGTGTCCTGTGGAAG GCTGCTGTGCCAGATTCTCCGCTCGTAGTAGCCTGTACATCCACTCTAAGAAACACCTGCAGGATGTGGATGCCTCGAAGAGCCGCTGCCCGGTCTCCAGCTGTAACAGACGCTTCACGTCCAAGCACAGCATGAAGACTCACATGGTCAGGCAGCACAATCTGCGCCAAG aTCTTCTGACTCAGCTAGAAGCCACGAGCTCGCTTACGCCCAGCAGTGAACTTACCAGCCCAGGACAAAATGAGCTCAATAACATAGACCTGGTTTCTCTCTTTTCTAACGCATCTGGTACTGGTAATAGTTCGGCAGTTGCATCAGACATGGCGTTGGTGAACTCTGGAATCTTGACCATCGATGTAACTTCCATGAGCTCATCTCTGGGCGGGAACGTCCCTGCTAATAATAATCCTTTAGGGCAGATGGACCCACTGGTGTTGGTGGCCAACAGTGATATCCCTCCAAGTCTGGAGAGCCCTCTTGTTCTTGGGTCAGCGGCCACAGTTCTTCAGCCAAGCAACCTGAACATGGATGATGTGCACACTGTGAGTGCAGAAGCGTTAGGTTGTCTGGTGTCGCTGCCGGTGAAGAACTCGAGTCAAGACCCACAGGCTTTGACCTCCGGCAGCGGTAATCTAGCACTGAACCTTAACTCGCTGACCCCTGCAAGCAGCCCCAGCGGAAACAGCAGTGTCCCGGGACTGCTGACACCTGTCAAAGTGGAACAGAACTTGCCTGCTGGCTCAGATGATGTTGGGCCGCAAGAAGGAAGTAAGGTGGTGACCCAGTTTGTGTTCTCTAACCcagcagaaaactacaatgctCAGAAAGACTCAGATCTCAGTGCAGTGGCTGGCAACTTATATTTG ctgtgtgaccttgggcagccTCGCTTCTCTGAGTACAAATGGTGTTTGGTGAATGGGTTACAG GAAAGTGGGGGCTCAGCAAGAACTGATTACCGAGCCATTCAACTAGTCaaggaaaaaaagcagaaagGAACTGAGAACAATGCAG